A single genomic interval of Noviherbaspirillum saxi harbors:
- the bioF gene encoding 8-amino-7-oxononanoate synthase, whose product MRLLGQLEQQLHQLDRQKLLRRRRVADMPCAPHVTVDGRPMLAFCSNDYLGLAAHPRLVEALKEGAEKYGVGSGASHLISGHSRAHDLLEERFAGLMSPYIEQARALTFCTGYMANLAVLTALAAVSGRDTDLFSESLNHASLIDGARLSRANVQVYAHGDVEALEGLLKASAAKTKIVVTDSVFSMDGDLAPLPALLALCERHDAWLVIDDAHGFGVLGANGHGALEHFRLRSHNLIYMGTLGKAAGVGGAFVAAHATVIEWLVQRARPYIYTTAAPPALSHALLASLDLITGKEGAARRTHLQQLIAQLQDGLRLRHWQLFPSQTAIQPVIIGANEEALRAAALLHAQGYWVPAIRPPTVPADTARLRITLSAAHTAADVAQLAQAFNAIEREVRP is encoded by the coding sequence ATGCGATTACTTGGCCAACTTGAACAGCAACTGCACCAGCTGGATCGGCAAAAGCTGCTGCGCCGCCGCCGCGTCGCCGACATGCCGTGCGCGCCGCATGTGACAGTCGACGGCCGGCCGATGTTGGCTTTCTGCAGCAACGATTATCTCGGCCTGGCCGCGCATCCGCGCCTAGTCGAGGCGCTAAAGGAGGGCGCGGAGAAGTACGGCGTCGGCAGCGGCGCCTCGCACCTGATCAGCGGCCATTCCCGTGCGCACGACCTGCTGGAAGAGCGTTTCGCCGGACTAATGTCGCCCTATATCGAACAGGCACGCGCTCTGACTTTCTGCACCGGCTACATGGCCAACCTCGCTGTGCTGACCGCACTGGCTGCCGTGTCGGGACGCGACACCGACCTGTTTTCCGAATCGCTGAACCATGCGTCGCTGATCGACGGCGCGCGTCTGTCGCGCGCCAACGTACAGGTTTATGCGCATGGCGATGTCGAGGCATTGGAAGGCTTGCTCAAGGCCAGCGCGGCGAAGACGAAAATCGTGGTGACCGACAGCGTGTTCAGCATGGATGGCGACCTTGCGCCTCTGCCGGCGCTGCTGGCTCTGTGTGAACGACACGATGCCTGGCTGGTGATCGACGATGCGCATGGCTTCGGGGTGCTGGGCGCCAATGGACATGGCGCGCTGGAACACTTCCGGCTGCGTTCGCACAACCTGATCTACATGGGCACGCTCGGCAAGGCTGCCGGCGTGGGTGGCGCCTTTGTCGCCGCGCATGCCACCGTGATCGAATGGCTGGTGCAGCGCGCGCGGCCGTATATCTACACCACCGCCGCGCCGCCGGCGCTGTCGCATGCGCTGCTGGCCAGCCTCGACCTGATTACCGGCAAGGAAGGCGCGGCGCGGCGCACGCATCTGCAGCAACTGATTGCGCAACTGCAGGATGGCTTGCGCCTGCGGCACTGGCAATTGTTTCCGTCGCAGACCGCGATTCAGCCGGTGATCATCGGCGCCAATGAGGAAGCACTGCGCGCTGCGGCGCTGCTGCATGCGCAGGGTTACTGGGTGCCGGCGATCCGCCCGCCGACCGTGCCGGCCGATACCGCGCGTCTGCGCATCACCTTGTCCGCGGCGCATACCGCCGCCGACGTCGCGCAACTGGCGCAGGCCTTCAATGCGATCGAACGCGAGGTAAGGCCATGA
- the bioD gene encoding dethiobiotin synthase, with translation MSANIAYFITGTDTGIGKTLTASALLHALVQTGVRVAGMKPVAAGAELRDGVLHNEDIDALEGAANVVLPLSLTTPYLLREPAAPHIAAALEGVRLEPGHILDSYRQVAAAADAVVVEGVGGFCVPLTEQFDTADLAQRLALPVVMVVGLRLGCLSHALLTAEAIAARGLQLAGWVANVVDVEMCYQADNIDTLRTRLPAPLLGVIPRLPAVSPPALPSAAAAYLDFSNLPNWPGAGTAVTLSSEVSEAKEV, from the coding sequence ATGAGCGCGAATATTGCCTATTTCATCACCGGCACCGACACCGGGATCGGCAAGACGCTCACCGCGAGCGCACTGCTGCATGCGCTGGTGCAGACCGGCGTGCGCGTCGCCGGCATGAAGCCGGTCGCCGCCGGTGCGGAACTGCGCGACGGTGTGCTGCATAACGAAGATATCGATGCGCTGGAGGGAGCCGCCAACGTGGTGCTTCCGCTGTCGCTGACCACGCCCTACCTGCTGCGTGAACCGGCCGCGCCGCATATCGCCGCGGCGCTGGAAGGTGTAAGGTTGGAACCTGGTCATATCCTGGACAGCTACCGCCAGGTCGCTGCCGCTGCGGATGCGGTGGTGGTCGAGGGCGTCGGCGGCTTTTGCGTGCCGCTGACCGAGCAATTTGATACGGCCGATCTCGCGCAGCGTCTCGCGCTGCCGGTGGTGATGGTGGTCGGCCTGCGGCTCGGCTGCCTCAGCCATGCGCTGCTGACCGCCGAAGCGATTGCCGCGCGCGGCCTGCAGCTTGCGGGCTGGGTCGCCAACGTGGTCGATGTGGAAATGTGCTATCAGGCAGACAACATCGACACGCTGCGTACGCGCCTGCCCGCGCCGCTGCTTGGCGTCATTCCGAGATTGCCCGCCGTTTCGCCGCCTGCGCTGCCATCGGCTGCCGCAGCCTACCTCGATTTTTCTAACCTGCCGAACTGGCCCGGTGCCGGCACGGCCGTAACCTTATCCTCCGAAGTTTCTGAAGCAAAGGAAGTCTGA
- the bioB gene encoding biotin synthase BioB, whose amino-acid sequence MSSQAITFHELRTPAAARAAAAQAWPVEKVQELFNLPFNKLMFRAQQVHRENFDPQEVELATLLSIKTGGCPEDCGYCPQAARYDTGVTAQKLLELETVLEAARAAKAHGATRFCMGAAWRGPKDRDLDHVEAMVRGVKALGLEACATLGMLEDGQAERLAAAGLDYYNHNLDTAPEFYNDIISTRRYDDRLDTLDKVRNAGIKVCCGGIVGMGESRKQRAGLIAQLANLDPYPESVPINHLVQVPGTPLHGLDPLDPLEFVRTIAVARITMPKARVRLSAGRREMGEAVQAMCFQAGANSIFYGDKLLTTGNPDANADMALLQKLGMRVKHTQVDAKLS is encoded by the coding sequence ATGTCATCGCAAGCCATTACCTTTCACGAACTCCGCACTCCCGCCGCCGCCCGCGCGGCTGCCGCGCAAGCCTGGCCGGTGGAAAAGGTGCAGGAGTTGTTCAACCTGCCGTTTAACAAGCTGATGTTCCGCGCGCAGCAAGTGCATCGTGAAAACTTCGATCCGCAGGAAGTCGAACTCGCAACCCTGCTGTCGATCAAGACCGGCGGTTGCCCGGAAGACTGCGGTTACTGCCCGCAGGCGGCACGTTACGACACCGGCGTGACCGCGCAGAAGCTGCTGGAACTGGAAACCGTGCTTGAAGCTGCCCGCGCCGCCAAGGCCCATGGCGCGACCCGCTTTTGCATGGGCGCCGCCTGGCGCGGCCCGAAAGACCGCGATCTCGATCACGTGGAAGCCATGGTGCGCGGTGTCAAGGCGCTCGGCCTGGAAGCCTGCGCGACGCTGGGCATGCTGGAGGACGGGCAGGCAGAGCGCCTCGCCGCCGCCGGCCTCGACTACTACAACCACAATCTCGATACCGCACCCGAGTTCTACAACGACATCATTTCGACGCGCCGGTACGACGACCGCCTCGACACGCTGGACAAGGTGCGCAATGCGGGCATCAAGGTGTGCTGCGGCGGCATCGTCGGCATGGGCGAGTCGCGCAAGCAGCGCGCCGGCCTGATCGCGCAGTTGGCGAACCTTGATCCCTATCCCGAGTCAGTGCCGATCAACCACCTGGTGCAAGTGCCGGGCACGCCGCTGCATGGCCTCGATCCGCTCGATCCACTGGAATTCGTGCGCACCATCGCGGTGGCCCGCATCACGATGCCGAAGGCGCGGGTGCGCCTGTCGGCCGGCCGGCGCGAAATGGGCGAGGCGGTGCAGGCCATGTGTTTCCAGGCCGGTGCCAATTCCATCTTCTATGGCGACAAGCTGCTGACCACCGGCAATCCGGATGCGAATGCCGACATGGCGCTGCTGCAAAAGCTCGGCATGCGAGTCAAGCATACTCAAGTTGATGCGAAATTGTCCTGA
- a CDS encoding acetyl/propionyl/methylcrotonyl-CoA carboxylase subunit alpha, giving the protein MFTKILIANRGEIACRVAATAHRLGVKSVAVYSEADANAKHVAVCEESVLIGPPPAKESYLRADKLIEVALATGAQAIHPGYGFLSENEDFANACAKAGLAFIGPPASAIHAMGSKSAAKALMEKANVPLVPGYHGDNQDAAFLQEQADKIGYPVLLKASAGGGGKGMRIVEKSADFKAALESCKREAINSFGDDKVLVEKYLTRPRHIEIQVFADTHGNCVYLFERDCSVQRRHQKVLEEAPAPGMTEERRRAMGEAAVAAAKAVGYVGAGTVEFIAEESRNGEDGNFYFMEMNTRLQVEHPVTEMITGLDLVEWQLRIAFDETLPKTQEQLRIHGHALEARIYAENPEKGFLPSIGTLRHMHTPPAVTFQLGNGDVPGNPAAVRIDSGVRQHDAISPFYDPMIAKLIVWGNDREEALAHMSQALSEFQVVGLATNVAFLKRLVESQPFSQADLDTGLIERHHDALFPQAQPASVHILGLAAASLLSSEQNAGAAANDPWANTSGWRMNGVLARTLEFAEEANTSVLTVGYRDTGWSLGLNNAVSAMTLVERTGQHLVIKVDGTAIRGTVVRAGDVFHVFSGGAHYVLDYNDPLAHAGEAEAEGGRLTAPMPGKIVALLVEQGKTVEKGAPLLIMEAMKMEHTIAAPANGTVEELLYAVGDQVAEGAQLLAFKAA; this is encoded by the coding sequence TTGTTCACCAAAATCCTGATCGCCAATCGCGGCGAAATCGCCTGCCGCGTCGCCGCTACCGCACATCGTCTCGGCGTCAAAAGCGTCGCGGTGTATTCGGAAGCCGATGCCAATGCCAAGCACGTTGCCGTGTGCGAAGAATCGGTCCTGATCGGCCCGCCGCCCGCCAAGGAAAGCTACCTGCGCGCCGACAAGCTCATCGAAGTCGCGCTCGCGACCGGTGCGCAAGCGATCCATCCCGGCTATGGCTTCTTGTCCGAGAACGAAGACTTCGCCAACGCCTGCGCCAAGGCGGGACTGGCCTTCATCGGCCCGCCCGCCTCGGCGATTCATGCGATGGGCTCGAAATCGGCGGCCAAGGCGCTGATGGAAAAGGCGAATGTGCCGCTGGTGCCCGGTTATCACGGCGACAATCAGGATGCCGCCTTCCTGCAGGAACAGGCCGACAAGATCGGCTATCCGGTGTTGCTCAAGGCCAGCGCCGGCGGCGGCGGCAAGGGCATGCGCATTGTCGAAAAAAGCGCCGACTTCAAGGCCGCGCTGGAATCCTGCAAACGCGAAGCGATCAACAGTTTCGGCGACGACAAGGTGCTGGTCGAAAAATACCTGACCCGTCCGCGCCATATCGAAATCCAGGTATTCGCCGATACCCATGGCAATTGTGTCTACCTGTTCGAGCGCGACTGCTCGGTGCAGCGGCGTCACCAGAAGGTACTGGAAGAAGCGCCGGCACCCGGCATGACCGAAGAGCGCCGCCGCGCGATGGGCGAGGCGGCGGTCGCGGCGGCCAAGGCGGTCGGCTATGTCGGCGCCGGTACGGTGGAATTCATCGCAGAAGAAAGTCGTAACGGCGAGGACGGCAATTTTTATTTCATGGAAATGAATACCCGCCTGCAGGTTGAGCATCCGGTCACTGAAATGATCACCGGCCTCGATCTGGTCGAGTGGCAATTGCGCATCGCGTTCGACGAAACCTTGCCGAAGACGCAGGAACAACTGCGGATCCACGGTCATGCGCTGGAAGCGCGCATCTATGCGGAAAATCCGGAAAAGGGTTTCCTGCCCTCGATCGGCACGCTGCGGCACATGCACACGCCGCCAGCAGTCACCTTCCAGTTGGGCAATGGCGACGTGCCCGGCAATCCGGCTGCGGTGCGGATCGATTCCGGCGTGCGCCAGCATGATGCGATTTCGCCGTTCTACGATCCGATGATCGCGAAGCTGATTGTCTGGGGCAATGACCGGGAAGAAGCGCTGGCGCACATGTCGCAAGCCTTGTCGGAATTCCAGGTGGTCGGACTGGCCACCAATGTCGCGTTTCTGAAGCGCCTGGTGGAAAGCCAGCCGTTTTCGCAAGCCGATCTGGATACCGGATTGATCGAACGGCACCACGATGCCTTGTTTCCGCAAGCGCAACCGGCATCGGTGCACATCCTCGGCCTGGCGGCGGCTTCGTTGTTGTCGTCCGAGCAAAATGCAGGCGCGGCTGCGAATGATCCCTGGGCCAATACCAGCGGCTGGCGCATGAATGGCGTGCTTGCACGCACCCTGGAATTTGCCGAAGAAGCCAATACCTCTGTGCTGACTGTCGGTTACCGCGACACCGGCTGGAGCCTGGGACTGAACAATGCCGTGTCGGCCATGACCCTGGTCGAACGCACTGGCCAGCATCTGGTGATCAAGGTCGATGGCACGGCGATACGCGGCACGGTGGTGCGCGCGGGCGATGTATTTCATGTGTTTTCGGGCGGCGCGCATTATGTGCTCGACTACAACGATCCGCTCGCGCATGCGGGCGAAGCCGAAGCCGAAGGCGGCCGCCTGACAGCGCCGATGCCGGGCAAGATCGTCGCGCTGCTGGTCGAGCAAGGCAAGACCGTGGAAAAAGGCGCACCATTGCTGATCATGGAAGCGATGAAGATGGAACATACGATTGCTGCGCCGGCCAATGGCACGGTCGAGGAATTGCTGTATGCGGTCGGCGACCAGGTGGCCGAAGGCGCGCAGTTGCTGGCGTTCAAGGCGGCATGA
- a CDS encoding hydroxymethylglutaryl-CoA lyase, with amino-acid sequence MTLPSKVKIVEVGPRDGLQNEKETIPAEVKIELVDRLTDAGFVNIEAASFVSPKWVPQMATSAEVMDKIRRRPGVIYSALTPNMKGLEAAIAAKADEVVIFGAASEAFSQKNINCSIAESIERFRDVAQAAKQHHIRLRGSISCSFGCPYQGEVPADSVADVVRRLRELGCDEIDIADTIGVGTPKKVQAVMERVAREFPIERLSGHFHDTYGQASANIYASMEVGIAIFHSSVAGLGGCPYAKGATGNVSTEDVLYLMHGLGIDTGIDLDKVVDAGQFISQHLGRKAVSRAGNAIAAKRENLSHAAN; translated from the coding sequence ATGACCCTGCCCAGCAAAGTCAAAATCGTCGAAGTCGGCCCGCGCGACGGCTTGCAGAACGAAAAGGAAACCATCCCCGCCGAGGTCAAGATCGAACTGGTCGACCGCCTGACCGACGCCGGTTTCGTCAACATCGAAGCGGCTTCCTTCGTCTCGCCGAAATGGGTGCCGCAAATGGCGACATCGGCCGAGGTAATGGACAAGATCCGCCGCAGGCCCGGCGTGATCTATTCCGCGCTGACACCGAACATGAAAGGCCTGGAAGCCGCCATCGCGGCCAAGGCCGATGAAGTGGTGATCTTCGGCGCGGCGTCGGAAGCGTTTTCGCAAAAGAACATCAATTGCTCGATCGCCGAATCGATAGAGCGTTTCCGCGATGTGGCGCAAGCGGCCAAGCAACACCATATCCGCTTGCGCGGCAGCATCAGCTGCTCGTTCGGCTGCCCTTACCAGGGCGAGGTGCCGGCCGACAGCGTGGCCGACGTGGTGCGCCGGCTGCGTGAACTCGGCTGCGATGAAATCGATATCGCCGACACCATCGGCGTGGGCACGCCAAAGAAAGTGCAGGCCGTGATGGAACGCGTCGCGCGCGAATTCCCGATCGAGCGCCTGTCCGGCCATTTCCACGACACCTATGGCCAGGCGAGCGCCAACATCTACGCCAGCATGGAAGTCGGCATTGCGATTTTCCATTCCTCGGTCGCCGGTCTCGGCGGTTGTCCCTATGCAAAGGGCGCGACCGGCAATGTATCAACCGAAGACGTGCTCTATCTGATGCACGGGCTCGGCATCGATACCGGCATCGATCTCGACAAGGTGGTCGATGCCGGACAATTCATTTCTCAGCATCTCGGCCGCAAGGCGGTCAGCCGCGCCGGCAATGCGATTGCCGCCAAACGGGAAAACCTTTCGCACGCAGCCAATTGA
- a CDS encoding SDR family oxidoreductase, which produces MKVSGKVVVVTGGGNGIGAAMARRFSAEGARAIVVADLDGHAATRVAEEIGGHGVLTNVAVEDNVKRLVRETIAQFGNIDLFCSNAGVSLGLGIDTPDAGWDKAWSVNVMSQVYAARAVVPHMLERGDGYLLQTASAAGLLSISDPSYAVTKHGSVAFAEWLAIAYGGNGIKVSCFCPMGVRTNMLLDSVSEADQAALLENSVTPEAAADAVVKGLDDERFLILTHPEVLGYMNRKVSDYDRWLDGMRRYQQKSKTPLH; this is translated from the coding sequence ATGAAGGTTTCAGGAAAAGTAGTCGTGGTGACAGGCGGCGGGAACGGCATCGGTGCGGCGATGGCTCGTCGTTTTTCGGCGGAAGGCGCACGCGCGATCGTCGTCGCTGACCTGGATGGTCATGCGGCAACAAGAGTGGCGGAAGAAATTGGCGGGCATGGTGTACTGACAAATGTCGCCGTAGAGGACAACGTCAAAAGATTAGTCCGTGAAACGATCGCGCAGTTCGGCAACATTGACCTATTCTGTTCGAATGCTGGTGTATCCCTTGGACTCGGCATCGACACCCCAGACGCTGGATGGGACAAGGCATGGTCGGTGAATGTGATGTCGCAGGTTTACGCCGCACGGGCTGTTGTTCCGCACATGCTCGAACGCGGTGATGGTTATCTTCTGCAAACCGCATCGGCGGCTGGCCTACTTTCCATCTCGGATCCTTCCTACGCCGTGACCAAACACGGTTCGGTCGCCTTTGCTGAATGGCTCGCGATTGCCTATGGCGGAAATGGCATCAAGGTGAGCTGCTTCTGTCCGATGGGTGTGCGCACCAACATGCTGCTCGACTCGGTGAGTGAGGCTGACCAGGCAGCGTTGCTGGAGAACTCTGTTACGCCGGAGGCGGCGGCCGATGCGGTGGTAAAGGGCCTGGACGACGAGCGCTTTCTCATTCTCACCCACCCGGAGGTGTTGGGCTACATGAATCGTAAGGTGAGCGACTACGACCGCTGGCTCGACGGCATGCGGCGATATCAGCAGAAGTCTAAGACGCCTTTGCACTAG
- a CDS encoding porin, with product MKNTVPALALLGIFGSASAQSAITIYGSVDAGVRNLTNVDAAGGDRLTMGSTGTSMSNRIGFKGVEDLGGGYNAHFVLESGFNSGTGALDAANTLFNRTAAVGLGGSFGSLDFGRQYTVAFRTIAVYEPFSYRFPTITYAVPASAGVRYNNDIQYIGTFGPVTVRAEYALGEQAGTVSGASAKAVGASYTNGPIAFGGAYTQRKPLVGGTFRDNSHFTVGGAYTAGKLRAAVGYADEEQETATVDTTSKYAWGGLTYAISPAISVSGAYYQNKAETAGVSGKRDLYILAGYYSLSKRTSLYAEVDRTKYRDSLVAPPAQTSQTGISVGVNHIF from the coding sequence ATGAAAAATACAGTTCCGGCCCTCGCGCTTCTGGGCATATTTGGGAGCGCCTCGGCGCAGTCCGCAATCACCATTTACGGTTCTGTCGATGCCGGTGTCCGCAATCTCACCAATGTGGATGCGGCCGGTGGTGACCGCTTGACCATGGGCTCGACCGGCACCTCCATGTCCAACCGCATCGGCTTCAAAGGTGTGGAAGATCTGGGAGGCGGCTACAATGCGCACTTCGTGCTGGAGAGCGGTTTCAACTCCGGCACCGGCGCGCTCGACGCAGCCAATACCCTGTTCAATCGTACCGCGGCTGTCGGACTCGGCGGATCGTTTGGCAGCCTCGATTTCGGCCGGCAATACACGGTCGCATTTAGGACGATTGCGGTGTACGAACCGTTTTCGTATCGTTTTCCGACGATTACGTACGCCGTTCCCGCTTCGGCTGGCGTGCGTTACAACAACGACATTCAGTACATCGGCACCTTCGGCCCGGTGACGGTGCGCGCGGAGTATGCCTTGGGTGAACAGGCGGGAACCGTTTCCGGTGCGTCGGCCAAGGCAGTCGGCGCCAGCTATACGAACGGCCCGATTGCCTTCGGCGGCGCGTATACGCAGCGTAAGCCACTAGTTGGTGGCACGTTCCGCGACAATAGCCACTTCACCGTCGGCGGGGCCTATACTGCAGGTAAGCTGCGTGCTGCCGTGGGCTACGCTGATGAAGAGCAGGAAACGGCCACCGTTGACACCACCAGCAAGTATGCGTGGGGCGGTCTTACCTATGCCATTTCGCCAGCGATCAGCGTCAGCGGTGCGTATTACCAGAACAAGGCAGAAACCGCGGGTGTGTCGGGCAAGCGAGATCTGTATATCCTGGCGGGCTATTACTCACTCTCCAAGCGCACCAGCCTTTACGCGGAAGTCGATCGTACTAAGTATCGTGATAGCCTCGTGGCCCCTCCGGCACAGACGAGCCAGACAGGGATCTCTGTCGGCGTTAATCACATATTCTAA
- a CDS encoding ABC transporter substrate-binding protein yields the protein MGWKISMVALACAFGATASVYAQVQGVTDKEIVLGVITDLSGAVAQYGKESRNGMQMKVDEINAQGGVNGRKLRLVVEDNGYDPKKAVLATQKLVTGEKVFAVLGHLGTATNMAVLPFLIENKVFNFLPQGASKEFYDPPNPYKVALAPSYRFMATTSLRYLLEKKDYKKIGVLYQDDDFGQDVLAGVELQLKADKKSLVEKVSYKRGATDFSSQMAKLRAADCDLVIVGATLRELVGSVLEAKKIGFSPAILTTAAAYSQQVPALGGRSMDGIYASSFIPLPYNDDPNPAVREYAAAYTKRFNESPGLYSMYGTYTVDSFAKIAAKAGKNLTPETFNAAMESTRLEPDNFGNPGFVVTKNDRLAVKRIRMFQIVDGKWRPVSDLIETAAHSN from the coding sequence ATGGGTTGGAAGATCAGCATGGTTGCACTGGCCTGCGCATTTGGCGCAACGGCATCAGTGTACGCGCAAGTACAAGGCGTAACAGACAAGGAAATTGTTCTCGGTGTGATTACGGATTTGTCCGGTGCGGTCGCGCAATACGGCAAGGAGTCGCGCAACGGGATGCAGATGAAAGTCGACGAAATCAATGCCCAAGGCGGAGTCAATGGCCGAAAACTGCGGCTGGTCGTTGAGGATAACGGCTACGATCCAAAAAAGGCAGTTCTTGCCACGCAAAAGCTGGTCACAGGCGAGAAAGTTTTTGCGGTGCTCGGACATCTCGGGACCGCTACGAACATGGCTGTCTTGCCCTTCCTGATAGAGAACAAAGTATTCAATTTCCTTCCACAGGGGGCGTCGAAGGAATTCTACGATCCGCCAAACCCATACAAGGTGGCTCTGGCTCCATCCTACCGTTTCATGGCCACCACCTCACTTAGATATCTGCTTGAAAAGAAGGACTATAAGAAGATCGGTGTCCTGTATCAGGATGATGATTTTGGGCAGGATGTCCTTGCCGGTGTAGAACTTCAGTTGAAAGCCGACAAAAAATCGCTTGTAGAGAAGGTGTCATATAAACGCGGTGCAACTGATTTTTCTTCTCAGATGGCGAAGCTGCGTGCGGCAGACTGCGATCTTGTAATAGTCGGTGCGACTCTGCGCGAACTTGTCGGCTCGGTGCTGGAGGCGAAGAAGATCGGCTTCAGTCCAGCCATTCTTACGACGGCGGCGGCGTATTCGCAACAAGTGCCTGCGTTGGGTGGCAGGTCAATGGACGGCATCTACGCCTCTTCGTTTATCCCGTTGCCCTATAACGACGATCCGAACCCGGCGGTGCGTGAGTATGCTGCAGCTTACACGAAGCGATTTAACGAATCCCCCGGCCTTTACTCCATGTATGGCACCTACACGGTGGACTCCTTTGCAAAAATTGCAGCCAAAGCTGGTAAGAATCTTACCCCAGAGACGTTCAATGCGGCGATGGAATCGACCCGGCTTGAGCCGGACAATTTTGGCAATCCAGGCTTCGTCGTAACAAAAAATGATCGCCTGGCGGTGAAGCGGATTCGTATGTTTCAGATCGTGGACGGCAAGTGGCGCCCGGTCAGCGACCTGATCGAAACGGCGGCGCACAGCAACTAA
- a CDS encoding class I adenylate-forming enzyme family protein, translating into MENGSLAAGTVGDLLSATTARHGDRTAYLYEGKRYTFREVEAAAAELSSRLVSLGIAKGDRIAVIALNQIEWVVAFFAAARIGAVIVGLNVRYRETELDYMLNDSMAKAVISLPKYGDFSYISYFADRKSKLPHLHHQLFLKATGEPGGIVFPANAGKAETLPASAPSVAPDDLLMIIYTSGTTGMPKGAGLSHRSALLSAHAQASHIRANPDDLIQLANPLNHVGGITCGILTFLIGGGCCELVPVFKADTVLEMMERNPPTVISGVPTMLTLLMMNPKIHEVDLNTVRLVFTGGSNVDETLLLRLGEKLRNARLMNLYGLTEASGAIVMTPWDAQHDDLLRSIGKPLDGAEFRIILSNGDVAKPSEAGELWFRGLGVVKGYVGSRRHDDTFDRDGWLHTGDLGYIDERGYIFLLGRSKDMYIQGGFNVYPAEIENVIATHPDVVLVAGIGTPDPVLDEIGRYYIIRRPGSCLSEQDIVDYCRLRLADYKVPRQVVFRESLPMTPAGKIQKAVLRAE; encoded by the coding sequence ATGGAAAACGGATCCCTCGCCGCCGGCACGGTCGGGGACCTGCTGTCAGCAACGACTGCACGCCATGGTGACAGGACCGCCTACCTCTATGAAGGCAAACGGTACACATTCCGGGAAGTCGAGGCTGCCGCCGCTGAACTATCCAGCCGGCTTGTCAGCCTGGGCATCGCGAAGGGGGATCGCATTGCGGTCATTGCACTGAACCAGATTGAGTGGGTGGTTGCGTTCTTCGCCGCAGCGAGGATAGGTGCCGTCATTGTGGGCCTGAATGTCCGTTACCGGGAAACCGAACTGGATTACATGCTCAACGACAGCATGGCGAAGGCGGTGATTTCGCTCCCCAAGTATGGTGATTTCAGCTACATCTCATACTTTGCCGACCGCAAAAGCAAGCTCCCGCATCTGCATCATCAGCTGTTCCTGAAGGCGACCGGGGAGCCTGGAGGTATAGTATTTCCTGCGAATGCCGGCAAGGCCGAGACACTGCCTGCTTCGGCGCCGTCGGTAGCGCCAGATGATCTTTTGATGATCATCTATACTTCTGGCACTACCGGGATGCCGAAGGGGGCCGGCTTGTCCCATCGTTCGGCCCTGCTGTCGGCCCATGCGCAAGCTAGCCACATCCGTGCGAACCCGGATGATCTGATACAGCTCGCCAACCCGTTAAACCATGTCGGCGGAATCACTTGCGGGATCCTTACTTTCCTTATAGGAGGAGGGTGCTGCGAACTAGTACCCGTGTTCAAGGCCGATACGGTACTCGAGATGATGGAGCGCAATCCTCCGACAGTGATTAGCGGTGTTCCCACGATGCTGACGCTGTTGATGATGAATCCTAAAATCCACGAGGTCGATCTCAATACTGTTCGCCTGGTATTTACCGGTGGTTCGAACGTGGACGAGACACTGCTGCTGCGACTTGGCGAAAAACTGCGCAATGCGCGCCTGATGAATCTTTATGGCCTGACGGAAGCGTCGGGTGCCATCGTCATGACTCCTTGGGACGCACAGCATGACGATTTGCTCCGGTCAATCGGCAAGCCACTTGACGGTGCGGAATTCAGAATCATTTTGTCAAATGGGGATGTGGCAAAACCCTCCGAAGCGGGCGAACTCTGGTTCCGTGGCCTTGGCGTTGTCAAGGGATATGTCGGCTCGCGTCGCCACGACGACACTTTCGACCGCGATGGGTGGCTGCATACCGGAGATCTCGGATATATCGATGAACGCGGCTATATCTTCCTGCTGGGCCGCTCCAAGGATATGTATATTCAGGGTGGCTTTAATGTGTATCCCGCGGAGATCGAGAATGTCATTGCCACGCATCCCGATGTGGTGCTGGTCGCGGGTATCGGCACGCCCGACCCGGTGCTCGATGAAATCGGCCGATATTACATTATCAGAAGGCCAGGCTCCTGCCTGTCGGAGCAAGACATTGTCGATTACTGCAGACTGCGTCTTGCTGACTACAAGGTGCCGCGGCAGGTTGTATTTCGCGAATCGCTGCCCATGACGCCCGCCGGGAAAATCCAGAAAGCGGTTTTGCGGGCCGAATAG